In Fluviicola taffensis DSM 16823, the following are encoded in one genomic region:
- the lptE gene encoding LPS assembly lipoprotein LptE, producing the protein MKKLALALILLIGLASCWPKTFMSPFDTSMPEDWKTFYIAPLELTATTAPSNYPANLSEALRSGIQNNTRLKLDSNLENANLKISGIVSGYNTSPIAIQQGDLAAKNRLTVSVNFTILTPTKGLEKMEFTSSRFADYESNENLVDVETRLLEAINQQVVQDVINKLLSNW; encoded by the coding sequence ATGAAAAAACTCGCTTTAGCACTCATTTTACTCATAGGATTAGCCAGTTGTTGGCCGAAAACTTTCATGAGCCCATTTGATACCTCCATGCCTGAAGATTGGAAAACATTCTACATTGCTCCTTTGGAATTAACAGCAACAACAGCTCCATCTAATTATCCAGCAAATTTATCGGAAGCTCTTAGAAGTGGAATTCAAAACAATACGCGCTTAAAACTAGATTCCAATTTGGAAAATGCGAATTTAAAAATCAGCGGAATCGTTTCTGGTTACAACACTTCTCCCATTGCAATTCAACAAGGAGATTTAGCTGCAAAAAACAGATTAACAGTTTCGGTTAATTTCACTATACTTACACCTACAAAAGGCTTGGAAAAAATGGAATTTACCAGTTCGCGCTTTGCAGATTACGAATCCAATGAAAATTTGGTGGATGTAGAAACACGTTTGCTGGAAGCCATCAATCAACAAGTGGTACAGGATGTCATCAATAAACTTTTATCCAACTGGTAA
- a CDS encoding M48 family metallopeptidase, with product MVRNQLILIFFLLIGISQSIAQTSFNHYQPLCSKGMVPADFSVSTLTKIKQDNQSDLKSLSSKKRQFFVEQINYSIDEVLHSGNVTFGDTISIYLQKLGDRLIESNVDLKGKLRFYCYNSTDANAFSTRQGIVFVTTGLLAQLTSEAQLAFVLSHEIVHYMEHHVLDFYQYATKEKFYSYNEKARFLSNYSRENELEADRIAVKMVHDAGYKANEINKTFDVLLYSYLPFEELKLDKAYFNTDEMYVPELFFEFKKNEISAKFKYNDYLMSHPNLAKRKEQVSNQVSNFKNWNSEKLFEDSTSFFFIRDISRFEYVLNKVYSEEPIEALYAIYILEKKYPNSKFLKKCKSQAWLDVMKTTIKQEAYVSIANRKRPKYYEGQISVLNQLITALPKAGKLTMGLRIIYDAYNKDTTDLVAKKCLETALSILVKSNDFSISNYSDKSFSKTVAFLNEIKSDSSAKAKFIREEWDKYAVIENQSKGMTEDFGIDSTKFYMYGISDIIKDSSFLKKIRLLNAKRNLIEKDDDNFNLMTDYEQANLNVSKYNEELHLKIDSMLLFQPAIFETKKFSEIDVYKTFKTKDLIFREVSDNAEDQDIHVRNLSLQQLDTLKASDWNNYAAIQRSLTRAISDYKNDYFVMDVVQLNEIRKTYGTEKLLFMEYQHTYKPDLYFGNIALFTVLLPVGLFYFPIELLSGHYSDWQFYILDLKSGELILDRSYFANEPASKHIIGSRLNALFHQLKQVKNAN from the coding sequence ATGGTAAGAAATCAATTAATACTCATTTTCTTCTTGTTGATTGGCATCTCTCAATCAATTGCACAAACCTCCTTTAATCACTATCAGCCTTTATGCAGTAAGGGAATGGTTCCTGCAGACTTTTCGGTTAGCACATTGACTAAAATCAAACAGGACAATCAATCCGATTTGAAATCACTTTCATCCAAAAAACGTCAATTTTTCGTAGAGCAAATCAATTATTCGATTGATGAAGTACTTCATTCTGGAAATGTGACTTTTGGAGATACGATTAGTATTTACCTTCAAAAATTGGGTGATCGTTTAATTGAATCCAATGTGGACTTAAAAGGGAAATTGCGTTTTTACTGCTACAATTCTACGGATGCAAATGCTTTTTCAACGAGGCAAGGAATTGTTTTCGTAACAACTGGTTTGTTGGCTCAATTAACTTCGGAAGCTCAATTGGCATTTGTTCTATCTCATGAAATTGTTCATTACATGGAACATCATGTATTGGATTTTTATCAATATGCAACGAAAGAGAAATTTTATTCATACAATGAAAAAGCGCGATTCTTAAGTAACTATTCACGAGAAAATGAATTGGAAGCTGATCGAATTGCAGTTAAAATGGTTCACGATGCTGGGTACAAAGCGAATGAAATCAATAAAACATTCGATGTTTTGCTTTATTCATACTTGCCTTTCGAAGAATTGAAGTTAGATAAAGCATATTTCAACACCGATGAAATGTATGTTCCAGAGTTGTTTTTTGAATTCAAGAAAAATGAAATTTCTGCCAAGTTCAAATACAATGATTATTTGATGTCGCATCCTAACTTGGCAAAGCGCAAAGAACAGGTTTCTAATCAAGTCAGTAATTTTAAGAATTGGAATAGCGAAAAATTATTTGAAGACAGTACAAGCTTTTTTTTCATCCGTGATATATCAAGATTTGAATATGTATTGAACAAAGTGTATTCAGAAGAACCGATAGAAGCATTGTATGCCATTTATATCCTTGAAAAAAAATATCCGAATTCTAAGTTTCTAAAAAAATGTAAGTCACAAGCATGGTTGGATGTGATGAAAACTACTATCAAACAAGAAGCATACGTTTCGATTGCAAACCGCAAAAGACCAAAGTATTATGAAGGACAAATTTCAGTTCTGAATCAGCTTATTACTGCGCTTCCAAAAGCGGGGAAACTGACAATGGGTTTAAGGATTATTTATGATGCTTATAACAAAGACACTACTGATTTGGTTGCTAAAAAATGCTTAGAAACGGCATTGAGTATTTTGGTGAAAAGCAATGACTTTTCGATTTCGAATTATTCAGATAAAAGCTTTTCGAAAACGGTAGCATTTTTGAATGAAATTAAAAGTGATTCTTCTGCTAAAGCAAAATTCATTAGAGAAGAATGGGATAAATATGCAGTGATCGAAAATCAGTCGAAAGGAATGACAGAGGATTTTGGTATTGATTCTACTAAGTTCTACATGTATGGAATTTCGGATATTATAAAAGATAGTTCGTTCTTAAAAAAGATCCGTCTGCTAAATGCGAAGAGAAATTTGATCGAAAAAGACGATGATAATTTCAATTTAATGACAGACTACGAGCAAGCGAATTTGAATGTTTCAAAGTACAATGAAGAACTGCATCTAAAAATAGATTCTATGCTTCTGTTTCAACCAGCTATTTTTGAAACAAAGAAATTTTCAGAAATTGATGTGTATAAGACTTTCAAAACAAAGGACTTGATTTTTAGAGAGGTTTCCGATAATGCAGAAGATCAGGATATTCATGTCCGTAACCTGAGCTTACAACAATTAGATACTTTGAAAGCTTCAGATTGGAACAATTATGCAGCTATTCAACGGAGTTTAACGCGAGCAATAAGCGACTATAAAAACGATTATTTTGTAATGGATGTAGTGCAGTTAAATGAAATCAGAAAAACTTACGGCACCGAAAAGTTGCTGTTTATGGAATATCAGCATACCTACAAGCCTGATTTGTATTTTGGGAATATTGCTTTGTTTACAGTTCTTTTGCCTGTTGGATTGTTTTATTTCCCCATAGAACTCCTTTCTGGACATTATTCTGATTGGCAATTCTATATTTTGGATTTGAAATCGGGTGAATTGATTTTGGATCGGTCTTATTTTGCAAATGAACCTGCTAGTAAACATATTATCGGGTCTCGACTGAATGCACTATTTCATCAATTAAAACAAGTAAAGAATGCGAATTAA
- the miaB gene encoding tRNA (N6-isopentenyl adenosine(37)-C2)-methylthiotransferase MiaB, with protein MLENHGLNKVIDEGRQGEAIILEGGTGSKKLYVESYGCQMNFSDSEVVASIMTKEGYTTTRNIDEADVVLINTCSIRENAETRVRNRLTEFKKRKAEQPNLVVGILGCMAERLKQALLEEEQLVDLVAGPDAYRDLPNLIDEVGTGQRAVNVLLSREETYADISPVRMDQGGVSAFVTITRGCDNMCSFCVVPFTRGRERSRDPLTIVQECKDLFANGYREVTLLGQNVDSYRWNMSSKGVLKDETIPTTNFAQLMEMVALIHPDLRIRFSTSHPKDMTDDVLEMMAKYENICPYIHLPVQSGNSNVLERMNRGYSREWYLERIAAIKRIIPDCAISTDIITGFCGETEEEHQETVSLMREVGYDFAYMFKYSERPKTLAERKFEDDVPEEVKGKRLEEIIALQLKNASAAHKSQVGKIAKVLVEGPSKRSAEHFSGRDGRNSKVVFPKGDSKKGQYVFVKITDYTSATLMGELVNHAN; from the coding sequence ATGTTAGAGAATCACGGATTAAATAAAGTTATTGACGAAGGCAGACAAGGAGAAGCGATCATTTTAGAAGGTGGTACTGGTTCCAAAAAACTTTATGTGGAAAGCTATGGATGTCAAATGAATTTCAGTGATAGTGAAGTAGTTGCTTCTATTATGACAAAGGAAGGTTATACTACCACTCGAAACATTGACGAGGCAGATGTCGTTTTAATTAATACATGCTCCATTCGTGAAAATGCAGAAACGCGTGTTCGTAATAGACTAACTGAATTTAAAAAACGGAAAGCGGAACAACCAAACTTAGTAGTAGGAATTTTAGGCTGCATGGCGGAACGTTTAAAACAAGCCTTATTGGAAGAGGAACAATTGGTTGATCTAGTAGCTGGTCCAGATGCTTACCGCGATTTGCCAAACTTAATAGATGAAGTTGGAACAGGTCAGCGCGCTGTGAACGTATTGCTTTCTCGTGAAGAAACGTATGCAGACATTTCTCCTGTGAGAATGGATCAAGGTGGTGTAAGCGCTTTCGTTACGATTACTCGTGGTTGTGATAACATGTGCTCATTCTGTGTTGTTCCATTTACACGCGGAAGAGAACGTTCGAGAGATCCACTTACAATTGTTCAAGAATGCAAAGATTTATTTGCAAACGGATACCGCGAAGTTACTTTATTGGGACAAAACGTGGATAGTTACCGTTGGAATATGAGTAGTAAGGGAGTATTGAAGGATGAAACAATTCCAACAACAAACTTTGCACAACTGATGGAGATGGTCGCATTGATTCATCCAGATTTACGCATTCGTTTTTCTACTTCTCATCCCAAAGACATGACAGACGACGTGCTGGAAATGATGGCGAAATATGAAAATATTTGTCCATATATTCATTTGCCCGTTCAATCTGGAAATTCAAATGTATTGGAACGTATGAATCGCGGGTATTCTCGCGAATGGTATTTAGAGCGCATCGCAGCCATTAAACGCATCATCCCAGACTGTGCTATTTCAACAGATATTATCACTGGATTTTGTGGTGAAACAGAAGAAGAGCATCAAGAAACTGTGTCTTTAATGCGTGAGGTTGGATATGATTTCGCCTATATGTTTAAATATTCCGAGCGACCGAAAACATTAGCAGAACGCAAATTTGAAGATGATGTTCCAGAAGAAGTGAAAGGAAAACGATTGGAGGAGATTATTGCTTTGCAATTGAAAAATGCTTCTGCCGCTCACAAAAGTCAAGTAGGTAAAATTGCAAAAGTATTGGTGGAGGGTCCTTCAAAACGTTCTGCAGAACACTTTAGCGGAAGAGATGGAAGAAATTCAAAAGTTGTTTTCCCGAAAGGAGATTCGAAAAAAGGCCAGTATGTATTCGTGAAAATTACTGATTATACCTCAGCAACGTTGATGGGAGAATTGGTAAATCACGCTAATTAA
- a CDS encoding 2Fe-2S iron-sulfur cluster-binding protein, whose translation MADITVTIIDREGLVHELIGPTDMNMNIMELCKAYELPVKGECGGMAMCATCQCYLESETELEEQSDAELDMLDQAFYVKGNSRLGCQIPITEEIDGIVLRLAPEAE comes from the coding sequence ATGGCTGATATTACAGTAACGATTATTGATAGAGAAGGGTTGGTACATGAATTAATTGGTCCAACTGATATGAATATGAATATCATGGAGCTTTGCAAGGCATATGAGCTTCCTGTAAAAGGTGAATGTGGTGGAATGGCTATGTGTGCTACTTGTCAATGTTATTTGGAATCAGAAACTGAATTAGAAGAACAAAGCGATGCTGAATTAGACATGCTCGATCAAGCGTTTTATGTGAAAGGAAACAGCCGTTTGGGTTGTCAAATTCCTATTACGGAAGAAATTGACGGAATTGTACTACGTTTGGCGCCAGAAGCAGAGTAA
- a CDS encoding co-chaperone GroES: MSTTFKPLADRVLIEAAPAEQVTASGIIIPDTAKEKPLKGKVIAVGVGKKDEPMTLKVNDTVIYGQYSGTEIKIDGNDYLIMKEGDIYGIIG, translated from the coding sequence ATGTCAACAACATTTAAACCCTTAGCGGATAGAGTGCTTATCGAAGCAGCACCTGCAGAGCAAGTAACAGCAAGTGGTATTATTATTCCAGACACAGCAAAAGAGAAACCATTGAAAGGGAAAGTTATCGCTGTTGGAGTTGGAAAAAAAGACGAGCCAATGACTTTAAAAGTAAATGATACAGTTATTTATGGTCAATATTCAGGTACTGAAATTAAAATTGATGGTAACGATTACTTGATCATGAAAGAAGGTGATATCTACGGAATCATCGGATAG
- the topA gene encoding type I DNA topoisomerase has protein sequence MSKNLVIVESPAKAKTIEGYLGKDFTVKSSFGHVRDLASKGLAIDVENNFAPEYEVSPDKKALVAELKKLAKESDVVWLATDEDREGEAISWHLYETLGLDKKDTKRITFNEITKGAILKAIENPRQINKPLVDAQQARRVLDRLVGFELSPVLWKKVRPSLSAGRVQSVAVRLIVEREKEIQQFNAESYFRVTGEFLKGKERIKAEVSKHFGTDTEVNSFLENCAKVDFEVLDVQQKPAKKTPASPFTTSTLQQEASLKLGFSVSRTMQVAQRLYEAGHITYMRTDSVNLSETAMEGAKNEIHSAYGKEYSHPMKYTNKNSNAQEAHEAIRPTNFGMHSLSRGEREEVRLYDLIWKRSIASQMSHAELERTTISIGNQKLAEVFQAKGEVIKFDGFLKVYLEANIDDEDNENETEGLLPAVRVGENLDRDFIRATQRFTRPSARYVEASLVKKLEELGIGRPSTYAPTISTIQKRGYVEKQEREGDERAYQVLELKGSAIDKQTKKEVTGKEKNKLFPTDIGMVVTDFLVDHFGGIMDYHFTAEVEEQFDEIARGKMEWTAMLTSFYKPFHHSVEDTLENSDRATGERDLGIDPASNKKVIARIGRFGPMIQIGDEKEDGEKPRFASLLGNQSIHTITLEDALELFQLPKNLGEYKGSPVEVNVGRFGPYVKFGDQFISLAKGDDPMGFTMDQAIILIDSKLQADAPIGTYEGLPVQKGVGRFGPFIKWNGIFINVSKKYDFDNLTQQDIDTLVAEKIQKDIDKVIYDWKEEGIRVEKARWGKTVILKGKLKIELPSSVEATTLTLDKVKEMIEKKTPAKKAPAKKAAAKKPAAKKK, from the coding sequence ATGAGCAAGAATTTAGTCATAGTTGAGTCACCTGCAAAGGCGAAAACCATTGAGGGATACCTCGGAAAAGACTTTACTGTAAAATCAAGTTTTGGCCATGTGCGCGATTTAGCTTCGAAAGGTTTAGCAATTGATGTCGAAAATAATTTTGCACCCGAATACGAGGTCAGCCCCGATAAGAAAGCCCTAGTGGCAGAATTAAAAAAATTAGCGAAGGAATCAGATGTGGTTTGGCTCGCTACCGATGAGGACCGCGAGGGAGAAGCTATTTCTTGGCATTTATATGAAACACTTGGATTGGATAAAAAGGACACCAAGCGAATCACTTTCAATGAAATTACAAAAGGTGCCATCTTAAAAGCAATTGAGAACCCGCGCCAAATAAATAAACCATTAGTAGATGCACAGCAGGCGAGACGAGTATTGGATCGTTTGGTAGGTTTTGAACTTTCTCCTGTTTTATGGAAAAAAGTGAGACCAAGCTTGTCAGCAGGTCGTGTGCAATCGGTTGCAGTACGATTAATTGTTGAACGGGAAAAAGAAATTCAACAATTTAACGCAGAAAGCTATTTTCGAGTTACAGGAGAGTTTTTAAAAGGAAAAGAGCGAATCAAAGCGGAAGTATCCAAACATTTTGGAACAGATACCGAAGTGAATTCATTCTTAGAAAATTGTGCGAAAGTTGATTTCGAAGTACTGGATGTACAACAAAAACCAGCTAAGAAAACTCCCGCATCGCCATTTACAACTTCTACCTTGCAACAAGAAGCATCTTTGAAATTGGGATTCTCGGTTTCAAGAACCATGCAAGTTGCACAAAGATTATACGAAGCTGGACATATCACGTACATGAGAACGGATTCCGTGAATTTATCGGAAACAGCAATGGAAGGTGCGAAAAATGAAATTCATTCTGCTTACGGAAAAGAATATTCGCATCCAATGAAATACACCAATAAGAATTCGAATGCACAAGAGGCTCACGAAGCAATTCGTCCGACTAATTTTGGGATGCATTCTTTGAGTCGGGGTGAAAGAGAGGAGGTACGCCTGTATGATTTGATTTGGAAACGTTCAATCGCATCTCAAATGAGTCATGCTGAGTTGGAAAGAACAACGATTTCTATTGGGAATCAAAAATTAGCTGAAGTTTTCCAAGCAAAAGGAGAAGTCATCAAATTTGATGGGTTCTTAAAAGTGTATTTGGAAGCAAATATAGACGACGAAGACAATGAGAACGAAACGGAAGGTTTGTTGCCAGCTGTTCGTGTTGGAGAGAATCTAGACCGTGATTTTATTCGTGCAACTCAACGCTTTACACGTCCTTCTGCGAGATATGTAGAAGCTTCTTTGGTGAAAAAATTAGAAGAACTAGGAATTGGAAGACCGTCTACTTACGCACCAACCATTTCAACGATTCAAAAACGCGGATATGTGGAGAAGCAAGAAAGAGAAGGGGATGAGCGTGCTTATCAAGTATTGGAACTAAAAGGTTCTGCTATTGACAAGCAAACGAAGAAAGAAGTTACTGGTAAAGAAAAAAATAAATTATTCCCAACAGATATTGGAATGGTTGTAACCGATTTCTTGGTAGACCATTTTGGAGGAATTATGGATTATCATTTCACAGCTGAAGTGGAAGAGCAGTTTGATGAAATTGCGCGCGGTAAAATGGAATGGACAGCTATGTTGACTTCCTTTTATAAGCCTTTCCATCACAGTGTAGAAGATACCTTGGAAAATTCAGACCGTGCTACTGGTGAGCGCGATTTAGGTATTGATCCAGCTTCTAATAAAAAAGTAATTGCTCGAATTGGTCGTTTTGGACCAATGATTCAAATTGGAGATGAAAAAGAAGACGGAGAAAAACCGCGCTTTGCATCCTTATTAGGGAATCAATCCATCCATACGATTACGTTGGAAGATGCTCTTGAATTATTTCAATTACCTAAAAATTTGGGGGAATATAAAGGTTCTCCAGTAGAAGTAAATGTTGGTCGTTTTGGTCCTTATGTAAAATTTGGAGATCAGTTTATTTCACTTGCAAAAGGGGATGATCCAATGGGTTTCACAATGGATCAGGCAATAATACTCATCGACTCAAAATTGCAGGCTGATGCACCCATTGGGACCTATGAAGGATTGCCTGTTCAAAAAGGGGTTGGTCGTTTTGGACCATTTATCAAATGGAATGGAATCTTTATTAATGTCAGCAAGAAATATGATTTTGATAACCTTACTCAGCAAGATATTGATACGTTAGTCGCTGAAAAAATTCAGAAGGACATAGATAAAGTTATCTACGATTGGAAAGAAGAAGGTATTCGCGTTGAAAAGGCACGTTGGGGGAAAACAGTCATATTGAAAGGTAAATTGAAGATTGAACTTCCAAGTTCCGTTGAAGCTACGACCCTGACTCTTGACAAGGTGAAAGAAATGATTGAAAAGAAAACGCCAGCGAAAAAAGCTCCTGCCAAGAAAGCTGCGGCTAAAAAACCTGCGGCTAAGAAGAAATAA
- the secG gene encoding preprotein translocase subunit SecG, translated as MIALISILLVLASVLLIVVVFVQNPKGGGLSSDFGAAQQIGGVQRTNDFIEKATWVLSAVILVGSIAMTTMMKPAKAKVDPKKEQQGPGGQQGGTAPAGGAQK; from the coding sequence ATGATAGCATTAATTTCAATTTTACTAGTATTAGCAAGTGTTTTATTAATCGTAGTAGTGTTTGTTCAGAACCCAAAAGGAGGAGGTTTATCTTCTGATTTTGGTGCAGCACAACAGATTGGTGGTGTACAACGCACAAATGATTTCATCGAAAAAGCAACTTGGGTTCTTTCAGCAGTAATTCTTGTTGGAAGTATCGCAATGACAACCATGATGAAACCTGCAAAAGCAAAAGTTGATCCGAAAAAAGAACAACAAGGTCCTGGTGGTCAACAAGGAGGAACTGCTCCAGCTGGTGGTGCTCAAAAATAA
- the groL gene encoding chaperonin GroEL (60 kDa chaperone family; promotes refolding of misfolded polypeptides especially under stressful conditions; forms two stacked rings of heptamers to form a barrel-shaped 14mer; ends can be capped by GroES; misfolded proteins enter the barrel where they are refolded when GroES binds) has product MAKQIYFDVEAREKLKKGVDALANAVKVTLGPKGRNVVIGKKFGAPQVTKDGVSVAKEIELADPIENMGAQMVKEVASKTADIAGDGTTTATVLAQAIITAGLKNVAAGANPMDLKRGIDKAVLSVVADLKKMSKEVGSDNDKIKQIATISANNDDTIGSLIAEAMKVVGNDGVITVEEAKGTETDVKTVEGMQFDRGYLSPYFVTNTDKMIAEMEHPLILIYDKKISNMKELLPILEPVVQNGKSLIIIAEDVDGEALTTLVVNRLRGSLKIAAVKAPGFGDRRKAMLEDIAILTGGQVITEERGLTLENATLDMLGTAEKVEIDKDNTTIINGAGQKENIQARIGQIKAQMESTTSDYDREKLQERLAKLAGGVAVLYIGAPTEVEMKEKKDRVDDALAATRAAVEEGIVPGGGVALIRAMDALETLTGINDDETTGIAIVKRAIEEPLRQIIANAGGEGAVVVQKVREGKGDFGYNARTDQYQNLYEAGVIDPTKVTRIAIENAASIAAMLLTTECVIADEPEVEGAHSHGMPGGMPGMM; this is encoded by the coding sequence ATGGCAAAACAAATATATTTTGACGTAGAAGCTCGCGAGAAGCTTAAAAAAGGAGTTGATGCATTGGCAAATGCAGTGAAAGTAACTCTTGGACCAAAAGGAAGAAACGTTGTAATCGGAAAAAAATTCGGTGCTCCACAAGTAACAAAAGATGGTGTTTCTGTAGCTAAAGAAATTGAACTGGCTGACCCAATTGAAAACATGGGTGCTCAGATGGTGAAAGAAGTAGCTTCAAAAACAGCAGATATCGCTGGAGATGGAACAACAACTGCAACTGTATTGGCTCAGGCAATCATCACTGCAGGATTGAAAAATGTTGCTGCTGGTGCAAACCCAATGGACTTAAAACGCGGAATCGATAAAGCAGTTCTTTCTGTGGTTGCCGATTTGAAAAAAATGTCAAAGGAAGTTGGTTCTGACAATGACAAAATCAAGCAAATTGCTACAATTTCAGCAAACAATGACGATACAATCGGTTCATTAATCGCTGAAGCAATGAAAGTGGTTGGAAACGACGGTGTAATCACTGTTGAAGAAGCAAAAGGAACTGAAACTGATGTGAAAACAGTGGAAGGAATGCAGTTTGACCGTGGATATTTATCTCCTTATTTTGTGACAAACACAGATAAGATGATTGCTGAAATGGAACATCCTTTGATTTTGATTTACGACAAGAAAATCAGCAACATGAAGGAATTGCTTCCAATTTTGGAACCAGTTGTTCAAAATGGAAAATCGTTGATCATTATCGCTGAAGATGTGGATGGTGAAGCATTGACGACTTTGGTGGTAAACCGTTTACGCGGATCATTGAAAATTGCAGCTGTAAAAGCTCCAGGTTTTGGAGATCGGAGAAAAGCTATGTTGGAAGACATCGCAATTTTGACAGGTGGACAAGTCATTACTGAAGAGCGAGGTTTAACATTGGAAAACGCGACGTTAGACATGTTGGGAACTGCTGAAAAAGTAGAAATCGACAAAGACAATACAACGATTATCAACGGAGCTGGTCAAAAAGAGAATATTCAAGCTCGCATTGGTCAAATCAAAGCTCAAATGGAGTCTACAACATCAGATTACGACCGAGAAAAATTGCAAGAGCGTTTAGCTAAATTGGCTGGCGGTGTTGCAGTTTTGTACATTGGTGCTCCAACTGAAGTTGAGATGAAAGAGAAAAAAGACCGTGTAGATGATGCTTTAGCTGCGACAAGAGCTGCTGTGGAAGAAGGAATTGTTCCTGGTGGAGGTGTTGCATTGATTCGTGCAATGGATGCGTTGGAAACATTGACAGGAATAAACGACGATGAAACAACAGGAATTGCAATCGTGAAACGTGCTATTGAAGAGCCATTGCGTCAAATCATTGCCAATGCTGGTGGTGAAGGAGCTGTAGTTGTTCAAAAAGTACGCGAAGGAAAAGGTGATTTCGGATACAATGCTCGCACAGATCAGTACCAAAATTTGTACGAAGCTGGTGTAATTGATCCAACGAAAGTAACACGTATCGCAATCGAAAATGCAGCATCAATCGCAGCGATGTTATTGACTACCGAATGTGTGATTGCAGATGAGCCAGAAGTTGAAGGAGCTCACTCACATGGAATGCCAGGCGGAATGCCAGGAATGATGTAA
- a CDS encoding sigma-54 interaction domain-containing protein, which translates to MSNMSLPQIKQRFGIIGNAPQLNRALEVAMQVAPTDISVLVTGESGTGKEIIPQVIHQLSTRKHNEYIAVNCGAIPEGTIDSELFGHEKGSFTGATGSRQGYFEVADGGTIFLDEVAELPMQTQVRLLRVLETGEFIRVGSSKVIKTNVRVVAATNENMHRAIQSGKFREDLLYRLSTVPIPLPPLRQRQEDIYLLFRKFASDFAEKYRMPAVKLTGDAVEILTTYHWPGNIRQLKNLVEQISVIEQERDIDGPRLQSYLPQAEEFFPAVVGAQETKIDERELMYKFLFDMKNDLNELKKLVVELLNHQGDFSLSNDQAAVVNRLYHDINLGDQRILPSAPLKPETVKPVVFDTENYQNPETEDYEIHEEVQESLSLEDRERELIQKALDKHRGRRKYAAEELGISERTLYRKIKEYDIQG; encoded by the coding sequence ATGAGTAATATGTCACTTCCCCAAATCAAACAACGATTTGGAATTATTGGAAATGCTCCTCAGCTAAATAGAGCTTTGGAAGTTGCTATGCAAGTGGCACCAACGGATATTTCAGTACTTGTAACTGGAGAAAGCGGGACAGGTAAAGAGATTATTCCACAAGTTATTCATCAATTGAGTACCCGCAAACACAATGAATATATTGCTGTAAACTGTGGTGCAATTCCAGAAGGAACGATTGATTCGGAATTATTCGGTCACGAAAAAGGATCTTTTACTGGAGCAACAGGAAGCAGACAAGGATATTTTGAAGTAGCAGATGGTGGAACCATTTTCCTCGATGAAGTTGCGGAATTACCCATGCAAACGCAAGTTCGTTTATTACGTGTCTTAGAAACTGGAGAATTTATTCGGGTTGGTTCATCGAAAGTAATTAAAACAAATGTGCGTGTTGTTGCTGCAACCAATGAAAATATGCATCGAGCAATCCAATCAGGAAAGTTTCGGGAAGATTTGCTTTACCGTTTGAGTACCGTTCCAATTCCATTGCCCCCATTACGTCAACGACAAGAAGATATTTATTTACTGTTCCGAAAATTCGCAAGTGACTTCGCGGAAAAATACCGCATGCCAGCAGTGAAATTAACTGGAGATGCTGTGGAAATATTAACCACTTACCATTGGCCAGGAAATATTCGCCAGTTGAAAAATTTGGTGGAACAAATTTCAGTTATTGAGCAAGAACGAGATATTGATGGTCCTCGCTTACAATCTTATTTACCGCAAGCAGAAGAATTTTTTCCAGCTGTGGTTGGTGCACAAGAAACTAAAATTGATGAACGCGAATTGATGTACAAGTTCTTGTTTGACATGAAAAACGACTTGAACGAATTGAAAAAATTGGTTGTCGAACTATTGAACCATCAAGGAGACTTTAGTCTTTCAAATGACCAAGCTGCTGTTGTGAACCGTTTATATCACGATATTAATCTAGGAGACCAGCGCATTTTACCTTCAGCTCCATTGAAGCCTGAAACAGTAAAGCCTGTTGTTTTTGATACTGAGAACTATCAAAACCCTGAAACAGAAGATTACGAGATTCACGAAGAAGTTCAGGAATCGCTGTCATTGGAAGATCGAGAACGAGAATTGATTCAAAAAGCCTTGGATAAACACCGTGGAAGAAGAAAATACGCTGCAGAAGAGTTGGGTATTTCGGAACGAACTTTGTATCGCAAGATTAAAGAATATGACATTCAAGGATGA